The proteins below are encoded in one region of Belonocnema kinseyi isolate 2016_QV_RU_SX_M_011 chromosome 5, B_treatae_v1, whole genome shotgun sequence:
- the LOC117172817 gene encoding uncharacterized protein LOC117172817, translated as MIKEKRQKKKQRYTEEVETAGLLGGVEYRVKAKGRKVVDGEEEIENDISRDDVNVAIARLKREKATGKDGLENEALKYGGSGVREKMWGIRNKVWEEEGWPEEWKTGLLVPLIKKVQGKKVYEYRGITLMSVGYKMYAEVLRRRLERQLEEKGSIPQNKTGFSKGVGTIDNVYVFSYLLNRNLGWKKGKLVALFVDFKTAFDSVKRSIL; from the exons ATGATTAAGGAGAAAAGACAGAAGAAGAAACAAAGGTATACCGAAGAGGTAGAGACGGCG GGTCTGCTAGGAGGTGTGGAATATAGGGTAAAGGCAAAAGGAAGAAAAGTGGTCGATGGGGAAGAGGAAATTGAAAACGACATTAGTAGGGATGATGTGAATGTAGCAATTGCAAGGTTGAAAAGAGAAAAGGCAACAGGGAAAGATGGCTTAGAAAATGAAGCACTGAAATATGGAGGATCAGGGGTGAGGGAAAAGATGTGGGGGATTCGCAACAAGGTATGGGAAGAAGAAGGGTGGCCGGAGGAGTGGAAGACAGGGCTACTAGTACCATTGATTAAGAAAGTACAAGGCAAAAAGGTGTATGAATATAGAGGTATCACACTCATGTCCGTGGGATATAAAATGTATGCAGAAGTGCTTAGAAGGAGGTTGGAAAGACAGTTGGAAGAGAAGGGAAGTATACCACAAAATAAAACGGGTTTTAGTAAAGGGGTGGGAACCATCGATAACGTCTACGTGTTCAGCTATCTACTTAATAGGAATCTAGGCTGGAAGAAAGGGAAGCTAGTCGCATTGTTTGTAGACTTTAAGAcagcatttgactcagttaaGAGGAGTATCTTATGA